From a region of the Bacillota bacterium genome:
- a CDS encoding alpha-glucosidase produces the protein MNITKKIFQRINQGWSHTKTNFIIKANSFIQNRLNTQNPPGNNRKVFDNNVMNYTSTNSVTLTNDNGKINCSPFNQGIFRVYLRDNGTKTPWHEQNSWAVDLTNSDRSGWELSKNCDTAVFTYSLDNQSKAQLKIDAARGSIAVQIGQDSVMADLLPPQTGQEWIFVQTHLLHPGDVHIFGLGENTHPMNKAGQKITMWNSDRSNYKKGTNPLYQSWPVVVFQYSNGPAFGLVFDNPSYSVFDCSRDGKEINYSVQDTELNYYILLGPTLPEVMKQLSVLTGKLTPLPKWSLGYQQSRWSYMPSARVREVAAEFRKRDIPCDTIYLDIDYMDQFKCFTWGKDFNDYKKLIGELHAQGFKIVPIIDPGLKIEKGYPPYDAGIKQGMFITDGKGKPVTRKVWAGSSHFPDFINSRTRAWWGELMQEFIKSGVDGIWCDMNEPSTFDCRRTLPGNVMHKISEKVTMQHKKVHNIYGLMMSKATHQGLRETTQLPYVITRSSYLGGQKYAVTWTGDNGSDWGHFRASIPMIINLGLSGQPISGPDIGGFKGTPPAELYERWILQGALYPYSRSHTGQGTKDQEPWSFGKEVEKSARMAIKLRYRLIPYLYSLLYQASQNGQPIMRPIFYHTPTGEALKPEHYETEFMLGPHLLVAPLMDRASTRSCYIPPGKWYSWWCREERIGGQNYKTTNSDTKLPLFVKENAIIPLYPQAPSFIPDKSLASLEILMTVNDRAEGTIVDYFDQESIFAYQVQAIAKQNQLVINIDLQQEGSIPKGYHPPQTLHMLLNRQISDLQLHSIHQGYSLLPDPINKTWTRITINAPVFPLKGDAIFEFAETAPGYSMVN, from the coding sequence TTTTCAGAGAATAAATCAAGGCTGGTCGCACACCAAAACTAATTTTATCATAAAAGCAAACTCATTTATACAGAACCGGTTGAACACCCAAAACCCGCCGGGTAATAACCGTAAAGTATTCGACAATAATGTTATGAATTATACTTCAACTAATTCCGTCACTCTTACCAATGACAACGGAAAGATTAATTGCAGTCCTTTTAACCAGGGCATATTCCGCGTATACCTAAGAGACAACGGCACGAAAACCCCCTGGCATGAACAAAACTCCTGGGCAGTAGACCTTACCAATTCCGACAGGTCCGGCTGGGAACTTAGCAAAAACTGTGACACCGCTGTTTTTACTTATTCATTAGACAATCAATCAAAAGCACAACTAAAAATTGACGCGGCAAGAGGTAGTATTGCTGTACAGATTGGCCAGGATTCAGTTATGGCTGATTTACTCCCGCCACAGACCGGTCAGGAATGGATTTTTGTGCAAACCCATTTATTGCACCCGGGTGATGTCCATATTTTTGGCCTGGGTGAAAACACGCACCCCATGAATAAAGCCGGTCAAAAGATTACCATGTGGAACAGTGACCGGTCAAACTATAAAAAAGGAACCAACCCTCTGTATCAATCATGGCCCGTAGTGGTTTTTCAATACAGCAACGGACCGGCTTTCGGCCTGGTCTTCGATAACCCAAGCTACTCTGTGTTTGATTGTTCGCGTGATGGTAAAGAAATTAATTACTCGGTGCAGGACACGGAATTAAATTATTATATCCTTTTGGGTCCCACCCTGCCGGAGGTAATGAAACAATTATCTGTACTAACCGGTAAATTAACCCCTTTACCCAAGTGGAGCCTGGGCTACCAGCAAAGTCGTTGGAGTTATATGCCCTCAGCACGTGTACGCGAAGTAGCAGCTGAATTTCGTAAGAGGGATATTCCATGCGACACTATTTACCTTGACATTGATTACATGGATCAATTTAAGTGTTTCACGTGGGGAAAAGATTTTAATGATTATAAAAAACTAATCGGGGAACTACACGCCCAGGGATTTAAAATTGTCCCCATAATTGACCCGGGCTTAAAAATAGAAAAGGGCTATCCTCCATACGATGCAGGCATTAAACAGGGAATGTTTATTACCGATGGCAAAGGTAAACCGGTAACCAGAAAGGTTTGGGCAGGATCCAGCCATTTCCCGGATTTTATTAACTCCCGTACCCGCGCATGGTGGGGAGAGCTTATGCAAGAATTTATTAAATCCGGAGTGGATGGAATATGGTGCGATATGAATGAACCCTCCACCTTTGACTGCCGGCGCACACTTCCCGGAAACGTTATGCATAAAATTTCGGAAAAAGTTACCATGCAACATAAAAAAGTACACAATATATACGGCCTTATGATGTCCAAGGCTACGCACCAAGGGCTCCGTGAAACAACACAACTGCCTTATGTAATCACCCGGTCATCTTATTTAGGTGGACAAAAATATGCCGTTACCTGGACAGGAGATAATGGAAGTGACTGGGGGCATTTCAGGGCCAGTATTCCTATGATAATAAACCTGGGACTTTCCGGCCAACCTATATCCGGACCGGATATAGGTGGTTTTAAAGGTACACCGCCTGCTGAATTATATGAACGCTGGATCCTTCAAGGTGCTTTGTACCCGTACAGCAGATCACATACTGGACAAGGAACTAAAGACCAAGAGCCGTGGTCTTTTGGAAAAGAAGTGGAAAAGAGCGCGCGCATGGCTATTAAGCTCCGTTACCGCCTTATTCCTTACCTGTACTCGCTGCTTTACCAAGCGTCCCAAAATGGGCAGCCTATAATGCGTCCTATTTTTTATCACACCCCCACCGGTGAAGCATTGAAACCTGAACATTATGAAACGGAATTTATGCTGGGACCCCACCTTCTGGTGGCACCGTTAATGGATAGGGCATCAACCAGAAGTTGCTATATTCCACCGGGTAAATGGTACTCCTGGTGGTGCCGTGAAGAACGTATTGGTGGACAGAACTATAAAACAACAAACAGCGACACTAAGCTGCCGCTGTTTGTAAAGGAAAATGCCATTATACCCTTGTACCCACAAGCACCTTCATTTATACCGGACAAATCGCTGGCAAGTCTGGAGATTTTGATGACCGTAAATGACAGAGCTGAAGGAACTATTGTTGATTATTTTGATCAGGAATCTATATTTGCCTATCAAGTTCAAGCCATAGCCAAACAAAACCAGTTGGTCATAAACATTGATTTACAGCAAGAGGGTAGCATTCCCAAGGGCTATCACCCTCCTCAAACGCTGCATATGCTACTTAATCGTCAAATTAGTGATCTGCAATTACATTCCATTCACCAGGGTTATTCTTTACTGCCCGACCCGATTAATAAAACTTGGACACGAATAACAATAAACGCTCCGGTGTTCCCCCTTAAAGGTGATGCAATATTTGAGTTCGCAGAAACAGCACCCGGTTATTCCATGGTCAATTAG
- a CDS encoding methyl-accepting chemotaxis protein: MHSLKLKLMLIITVAAAVALGAVSYLNYSNSSNILEEELSKAAAHSAEYNARIVDQWLEGLMGEMQDVAENGAVKSGDPEIYLPFLKQILSKHEEFELLYASDQNGNGAGTNDTTFSITDRDYFQEAMQTGQPVISDPIVSKATGNDIIVVVAPTFQAGQTEPSGLVGVCVTLHYLQELVKDMKLNGYGYGLIQNTDMSTIAHPTDEWVGNTKIVNAGDQRLTDLFERMSQGEKGYGAYTYQGTEKLMAYAPIEVTGWAIAQSANMADVMEPLGTIRNTSLLVTIIAIAIMLLIAILIANTVSKPMVKLSRAAEAIAHGDLTRKVEVGNRKDEIGALAGAFTEMVDSLKAMITSVQDSSAQVASHSQELASSSEEVSATVEEVASTTNEVAATSSQGAENAGSAAQESEQVQQVAEEGNKAVQETVEKIKSIASSAENVSTAINKLGTQSEQIGNIIDTITNIADQTNLLALNAAIEAARAGEHGKGFAVVAEEVRKLAEQSAEAANQITGLIKEIQVGVGEAINAMDHGASEVSEGVQVANNAGVALEQISKAIQKNTTVVKDLAAGIEQSNEGMQQLSASNEQITSTVQQVSGAAQELANIAGELQNTIDKFKVDKYEIEAGNLGQAKNEYDKESYKN; the protein is encoded by the coding sequence GTGCATAGTCTTAAATTAAAACTAATGCTGATCATAACGGTGGCTGCAGCGGTAGCATTAGGGGCCGTTTCTTATCTAAATTATAGCAATTCCTCTAACATTCTGGAAGAGGAGTTATCCAAGGCAGCGGCCCACAGTGCGGAATATAATGCCAGGATAGTTGACCAGTGGCTGGAAGGATTAATGGGTGAGATGCAAGACGTGGCGGAAAATGGAGCTGTCAAAAGCGGAGACCCGGAAATATATCTTCCTTTTCTTAAACAGATATTAAGTAAACATGAAGAATTTGAATTACTTTATGCTTCGGACCAAAATGGGAATGGAGCCGGCACAAATGATACCACTTTTAGTATCACGGACAGGGATTATTTTCAAGAAGCTATGCAGACAGGCCAGCCTGTCATTTCCGATCCTATTGTAAGTAAGGCTACCGGTAATGACATTATTGTTGTGGTGGCGCCAACCTTTCAAGCAGGTCAAACAGAACCCAGCGGCCTGGTGGGGGTATGCGTTACATTGCATTATCTACAAGAACTGGTTAAGGATATGAAATTGAACGGCTATGGTTATGGGCTAATTCAAAATACAGACATGTCCACCATTGCTCATCCCACCGATGAATGGGTTGGAAATACGAAAATTGTTAATGCTGGTGACCAGCGGTTAACCGATTTATTTGAACGGATGAGCCAGGGTGAAAAAGGATATGGAGCCTACACTTATCAAGGAACAGAAAAGTTGATGGCTTATGCTCCCATTGAAGTAACGGGCTGGGCTATCGCTCAATCAGCAAATATGGCAGATGTTATGGAACCTTTGGGAACTATTCGAAATACCAGCTTACTGGTGACCATAATTGCCATAGCAATTATGCTGCTTATTGCCATACTTATTGCCAATACCGTATCCAAGCCCATGGTAAAATTAAGCCGGGCTGCTGAAGCCATTGCCCATGGCGATTTAACCCGTAAGGTAGAGGTGGGCAATCGAAAAGATGAAATAGGTGCTTTGGCCGGAGCATTTACGGAGATGGTGGATAGTTTAAAAGCTATGATTACCAGTGTCCAGGACAGTTCCGCCCAAGTGGCTTCCCATAGCCAGGAACTTGCTTCGTCCAGTGAAGAAGTAAGCGCCACTGTGGAGGAGGTGGCCAGCACTACCAATGAAGTGGCGGCCACTTCCAGCCAGGGAGCTGAAAATGCTGGCAGTGCAGCCCAAGAATCCGAACAGGTGCAGCAGGTTGCCGAAGAAGGCAATAAAGCCGTGCAAGAGACTGTGGAAAAAATAAAATCCATAGCCAGTAGCGCGGAAAATGTTTCCACTGCCATCAATAAACTTGGCACCCAATCAGAGCAAATAGGTAATATTATTGACACCATAACCAACATAGCGGATCAAACTAACCTTTTAGCTTTAAATGCTGCCATAGAAGCAGCCAGAGCCGGTGAACACGGTAAGGGATTTGCCGTGGTAGCTGAAGAAGTCCGCAAACTGGCTGAACAATCAGCAGAAGCAGCAAATCAAATTACCGGTTTGATTAAGGAAATACAAGTGGGTGTGGGGGAAGCAATAAACGCCATGGACCACGGGGCCTCAGAAGTAAGTGAAGGGGTTCAGGTGGCTAATAATGCCGGAGTTGCCCTGGAACAAATCAGCAAGGCAATACAAAAGAATACCACAGTTGTGAAAGATTTGGCTGCCGGAATTGAGCAAAGTAATGAAGGAATGCAGCAGCTGTCCGCCTCCAACGAACAAATTACGTCAACAGTGCAGCAGGTATCCGGTGCAGCGCAAGAACTGGCCAATATAGCCGGTGAGTTGCAAAACACTATAGATAAATTTAAAGTTGATAAATATGAAATTGAAGCCGGTAATTTAGGTCAGGCTAAAAATGAGTACGATAAAGAAAGCTATAAAAATTAA
- a CDS encoding chemotaxis protein CheW: MTVNNQIVVFTLNKQQYALPIVNVSEIIRVMEVTEVPNVDYYCKGIINLRGSVVPVISLSLRLGLEESELSNESRVVVIEKEEQKLGMIVDSVSSVSLYTDDEIEKPEAMKSSGDFINGVIHQKNNIILLLDMEKIIN; the protein is encoded by the coding sequence TTGACTGTCAATAATCAAATAGTGGTTTTTACGCTTAACAAGCAACAATACGCACTGCCTATAGTAAATGTATCAGAAATCATCAGGGTGATGGAAGTAACCGAGGTGCCAAATGTAGATTATTATTGCAAAGGCATAATAAATTTGAGGGGTTCCGTGGTGCCGGTTATAAGCTTAAGTTTGCGCCTCGGGTTGGAAGAAAGTGAATTAAGTAATGAGTCACGCGTTGTAGTCATAGAAAAGGAAGAGCAGAAATTAGGAATGATCGTTGATAGTGTTTCTTCTGTATCGCTTTATACAGATGACGAGATAGAAAAACCGGAGGCTATGAAAAGCTCAGGAGATTTTATTAACGGCGTGATACATCAAAAAAATAATATAATTTTACTTTTAGATATGGAAAAGATAATAAATTAA
- a CDS encoding chemotaxis protein, with translation MFFKNRQSLSNNKEVDRADFISAVQMFSLTHSELISFHAMLKVQEISKRSADITSACQEMSAMSEEVLSSVQQINAAMQKVTAGADEGVSKIDELAKLGQNNKTVLKDMVGNATELSDQVTKIDDISQNVSDIADQTNLLALNAAIEAARAGEAGKGFNVVAEEVRKLAGQTKEAVANVKQISEQMNEKSSTTSTNISSVQETFNQYINNSNTVSDIIHETSKETEECATMIENITSATQQQTTTADNLSKISEELTENTEFISTLLKDEANGLVQIVNPVLNISSSESIINVLAARLVDHAKFLRKTMNEAGTGARVTSHLECAFGKWYEANRDRYSHLKAFKEVDEPHRRVHQFAENLAQDCTSDNVEELMRSSADILKAFIKLYDTLNTE, from the coding sequence ATGTTTTTTAAAAACCGGCAAAGCCTTTCCAATAATAAAGAAGTTGACAGGGCGGACTTCATTTCAGCTGTACAAATGTTTTCCTTAACTCATTCCGAACTTATATCTTTTCATGCCATGCTTAAAGTGCAGGAAATATCAAAGCGATCTGCGGACATTACTTCGGCGTGCCAAGAAATGAGTGCCATGAGTGAAGAGGTGCTTTCTTCCGTACAACAGATCAACGCTGCTATGCAAAAAGTTACTGCTGGGGCGGATGAAGGGGTAAGCAAAATTGATGAGCTGGCTAAGTTAGGGCAAAATAATAAAACTGTATTAAAAGATATGGTTGGTAATGCCACTGAACTAAGTGACCAAGTAACAAAGATAGATGATATAAGTCAAAATGTATCCGACATAGCTGATCAAACTAACTTACTTGCTTTAAATGCTGCCATTGAAGCGGCCAGGGCAGGTGAAGCAGGAAAAGGCTTTAACGTGGTGGCGGAGGAAGTGCGTAAATTAGCCGGCCAAACCAAGGAAGCAGTCGCTAATGTTAAACAGATTTCCGAGCAAATGAATGAAAAATCATCCACCACCAGCACTAATATATCCAGTGTGCAAGAAACTTTCAACCAGTATATAAACAATTCCAACACTGTTAGTGATATTATTCACGAGACCAGTAAGGAAACAGAAGAATGCGCAACAATGATAGAAAATATCACAAGTGCCACACAGCAGCAGACTACTACGGCAGACAACCTTTCCAAAATATCGGAAGAGCTTACCGAAAATACGGAATTTATCAGTACCTTGTTGAAGGATGAAGCTAATGGTTTGGTGCAGATAGTAAATCCGGTTTTGAATATCTCGTCAAGTGAATCAATAATCAACGTTTTGGCTGCAAGGCTTGTAGACCACGCTAAGTTTTTGAGGAAGACCATGAATGAAGCCGGAACAGGGGCTAGAGTTACCAGCCATCTAGAATGTGCTTTTGGAAAATGGTATGAAGCAAATAGGGACAGGTATAGTCATTTAAAAGCTTTTAAAGAGGTAGATGAACCTCACCGGAGGGTACATCAATTCGCCGAGAATTTAGCACAAGATTGTACTTCTGACAATGTAGAGGAATTGATGCGTTCTTCTGCTGATATTTTAAAGGCGTTTATTAAACTGTACGATACTTTAAACACAGAGTAA
- a CDS encoding PAS domain S-box protein, with translation MIRFEHNKLIKEMKLKVEKELRENEEQFRSIVENSIDGIGLVDEQGVIVEWNHGMEKTMSLKRYQVLEQYIWDIHDKLFTVLNLEKEFYKSIRAEMLQLLKTGYRNNSGGILRECSITYPNQTQKVIQRMAFPIKTIKGYKVGIITRDVSALKAAELKLKKRERLLAASAEVTRKIHTGPDFKVAAEEALEVLGKAVQVDRVRIFEIITPPGDTKIIKLRFQWNSDFAMKINFNINLSNLTYKDFMLKMWEGLLLRGRTASEHISSLPSKVQNYLEQQGTRAILLVPLHINDTLWGFISFHDCHSERHWTNSEKSTLETVASSISSSLAIKRQNIELSKANKIKSEFLTNTSHELRTPLASIRAYTEILRDISLGALNDVQQECLKEIENSVEVLVGEVETLLELSRIENGNIVLNREWISVEKQLNEVVNSMYPLFERKDVTLKLSIGFVPHLRLDRRAFRRIINNLLTNALKFTPAESIVTVNAKWVNHEIIFSVTDAGPGIDPKERESVFKKFYRAPQKSATLTGGTGLGLALCKQLVELHSGRIWVDDAPGGGSVFCFTIPYTDKKMNSHL, from the coding sequence ATGATACGGTTTGAGCACAATAAATTGATTAAAGAAATGAAGTTGAAAGTGGAAAAAGAGTTGCGAGAAAATGAAGAACAGTTTCGTAGTATCGTTGAAAATTCAATTGACGGTATTGGTCTGGTCGATGAGCAGGGGGTTATTGTCGAATGGAATCACGGTATGGAAAAAACAATGAGTTTAAAACGGTACCAGGTACTAGAACAATACATATGGGATATTCATGATAAGCTTTTCACAGTGCTTAACCTGGAAAAAGAGTTTTATAAAAGTATTAGAGCCGAAATGCTTCAATTATTAAAAACAGGCTATAGAAACAACTCGGGGGGAATACTAAGGGAATGTAGTATAACCTATCCCAACCAAACCCAAAAAGTAATACAACGTATGGCTTTTCCAATTAAAACCATAAAAGGATATAAAGTTGGTATCATAACGCGTGATGTTTCCGCCTTGAAAGCTGCTGAGCTTAAATTAAAAAAACGCGAGCGCTTACTTGCTGCTTCTGCAGAGGTAACGAGAAAAATCCATACCGGCCCGGATTTTAAAGTTGCGGCAGAAGAAGCGTTAGAGGTACTGGGCAAGGCGGTACAGGTTGACCGCGTGCGAATTTTTGAGATTATAACACCACCTGGAGATACAAAGATAATTAAACTACGATTTCAATGGAACAGCGATTTTGCCATGAAGATAAATTTTAATATTAATCTAAGCAACCTAACTTATAAGGATTTTATGCTCAAAATGTGGGAAGGACTGCTCTTAAGAGGCAGAACAGCCAGCGAACACATTTCGTCTCTGCCGAGTAAAGTGCAAAATTATCTTGAACAACAGGGAACACGTGCTATCCTGTTAGTGCCGTTACACATAAATGATACTTTATGGGGCTTCATCAGTTTCCACGACTGCCATTCAGAGCGCCATTGGACTAACAGTGAAAAATCAACACTGGAAACCGTTGCGTCAAGTATTAGTAGTAGTTTGGCAATAAAACGGCAAAATATTGAACTATCCAAGGCAAATAAGATAAAAAGTGAATTTCTCACCAATACCAGCCATGAATTGCGCACACCCCTGGCAAGCATCAGGGCATATACCGAAATTTTGCGTGATATATCCCTTGGTGCATTAAATGATGTGCAGCAAGAATGCTTAAAGGAAATAGAAAATAGCGTAGAAGTTCTGGTGGGCGAAGTTGAGACGCTATTAGAGCTTTCCAGAATTGAGAATGGGAATATTGTACTAAACCGCGAATGGATCTCTGTAGAAAAGCAGCTAAATGAAGTGGTTAACAGTATGTATCCTTTATTTGAGAGAAAAGATGTGACGTTGAAATTAAGTATAGGATTTGTACCACACCTAAGACTTGATCGCCGTGCCTTTCGCCGAATAATTAATAACTTATTAACCAATGCACTTAAATTTACTCCTGCAGAAAGTATTGTTACTGTTAATGCAAAATGGGTTAACCATGAAATTATTTTCAGTGTTACCGATGCCGGGCCGGGTATTGATCCCAAAGAACGTGAAAGTGTTTTTAAAAAGTTCTACCGGGCACCGCAAAAAAGTGCTACATTAACTGGAGGTACAGGATTAGGGTTGGCTCTTTGCAAACAGTTAGTAGAGTTACATAGCGGGCGCATCTGGGTAGACGATGCTCCAGGCGGCGGAAGTGTTTTTTGTTTTACCATTCCTTACACTGATAAAAAGATGAACTCCCACTTATAG
- a CDS encoding response regulator transcription factor encodes MFYALARVLFVDDDLRLQRAVEIFLNNKGHEVFKASNGNQALELQAALKPQVVILDIMMPELDGFEACKIIKARSSVPIIILTAMTKEDDRVKGFKLGADDYITKPFSLKELELRVDALLRRFKKHPPSTSNERLVYSDITIDHQQKSVVVNDKSIQLTKIEFQLLWLLACNPNQLFTHSQLIEAVWGQKNKGSKNALHVYIRRLRSKINGNQGNINYLQNIWGQGYIFKV; translated from the coding sequence GTGTTTTATGCTTTGGCAAGGGTCTTATTTGTCGATGACGATCTCAGACTGCAAAGGGCTGTCGAAATATTTTTAAATAATAAAGGTCATGAAGTTTTTAAGGCCAGTAATGGAAATCAGGCCCTGGAATTACAGGCGGCCCTTAAACCCCAAGTGGTCATTTTAGATATCATGATGCCCGAATTAGATGGTTTCGAAGCCTGCAAAATTATAAAAGCCCGTAGTTCAGTACCGATAATAATTCTAACAGCAATGACTAAGGAGGATGACCGGGTTAAAGGTTTTAAACTGGGTGCTGATGACTATATAACCAAACCCTTTAGCTTAAAGGAATTGGAATTACGCGTCGATGCTCTTTTACGTCGGTTCAAAAAACATCCGCCGTCAACATCAAATGAAAGGCTTGTTTATAGTGACATTACAATTGATCATCAACAAAAATCAGTTGTAGTAAACGATAAATCAATTCAATTAACTAAAATTGAATTCCAGCTCCTTTGGCTGCTGGCCTGTAACCCTAACCAATTATTTACCCATTCTCAATTAATCGAAGCAGTTTGGGGGCAGAAAAATAAAGGTAGCAAAAATGCACTTCATGTTTATATTCGAAGATTAAGAAGTAAAATTAACGGGAATCAAGGAAATATAAATTATTTACAAAACATTTGGGGGCAGGGATATATTTTTAAAGTTTAA
- the ilvB gene encoding biosynthetic-type acetolactate synthase large subunit, translating to MKKSGAQILVESLLTQGVDTIFGYPGGQALPIYDALYDADIKHYLTRHEQGAAHAADGYARASGKPGVCLATSGPGATNLVTGIANAYMDSIPLIALTGQVPTFMLGKDSFQEADITGITLPITKHNFIVKNVQELSQIIKEAFHIATTGRPGPVLVDIPKDVSSAITLSEEEGPVLLPGYNPLCKPDPQQVSRAVRAVTEAKRPVIYAGGGIIGSGAHEELKELAEKMLIPVATTLMGLGSFPGDHPLSVGMLGMHGSKYANYAVSECDLLVAVGVRFDDRVTGKLESFAPHAQVIHMDIDPAEVGKNIQVGIPVVGDVKICLREMLLKLEPRVESAWNGIINKWKKEYPFSYVENGRVKPQQVIQEICNITGGKARIATEVGQHQMWAAQYYTFNRPRSFISSGGLGTMGFGFPAALGVQVACPEETVFDIAGDGSFQMNIQELATAVHYELPVKVAILNNGCLGMVRQWQEFFFDRRYSYSEMNNPDFAKVSEAYGAVGIRVTSPSDIRPALEHALSVKKPVVMDFITDPEENVLPMVPPGEAINKMLG from the coding sequence ATGAAAAAATCAGGGGCGCAAATATTGGTAGAAAGTTTGCTTACCCAGGGGGTAGATACTATTTTCGGCTACCCTGGTGGACAAGCTTTACCAATTTACGATGCTCTTTACGATGCTGACATTAAACATTATTTAACCAGGCATGAACAGGGTGCAGCCCATGCTGCCGACGGGTATGCACGCGCTTCTGGGAAGCCTGGGGTATGTTTGGCTACTTCCGGCCCGGGGGCAACCAATCTGGTGACCGGTATTGCTAATGCTTACATGGATTCTATTCCATTAATTGCACTAACCGGTCAAGTACCTACTTTCATGTTGGGTAAAGATTCTTTCCAGGAAGCAGACATCACCGGAATTACATTACCGATAACTAAACATAATTTTATCGTTAAAAATGTGCAAGAACTTAGTCAAATAATTAAAGAAGCCTTTCATATTGCTACAACCGGTCGTCCCGGGCCGGTCCTTGTAGATATCCCCAAGGATGTCTCTAGTGCGATTACGTTATCCGAAGAAGAGGGGCCGGTGCTTTTACCGGGTTATAATCCTCTTTGTAAACCGGATCCGCAGCAAGTATCGAGGGCTGTTCGGGCCGTTACAGAGGCAAAGCGGCCCGTTATTTATGCCGGCGGCGGTATTATTGGCTCCGGTGCGCACGAAGAATTAAAAGAACTGGCCGAAAAAATGCTAATACCGGTGGCGACCACCTTGATGGGTTTAGGCAGTTTTCCCGGTGACCACCCGCTGTCCGTGGGGATGTTGGGCATGCACGGCAGCAAGTATGCCAACTACGCCGTTAGTGAGTGTGACCTGTTGGTGGCGGTAGGGGTGCGCTTTGACGACAGGGTTACCGGTAAACTGGAAAGCTTTGCTCCCCATGCCCAGGTAATTCATATGGACATAGACCCTGCGGAAGTAGGAAAAAATATACAGGTGGGTATCCCGGTGGTGGGGGATGTGAAAATATGCCTGCGGGAAATGCTGCTAAAACTGGAACCACGGGTGGAAAGCGCCTGGAACGGAATTATAAACAAATGGAAAAAGGAATATCCGTTTAGTTACGTGGAAAATGGTCGCGTAAAACCGCAGCAGGTAATACAAGAGATTTGTAATATAACTGGCGGCAAGGCCAGGATTGCCACCGAAGTGGGCCAACACCAAATGTGGGCAGCCCAATACTACACTTTTAACCGCCCGCGTAGCTTTATCTCCTCAGGCGGGCTGGGAACTATGGGTTTTGGCTTCCCCGCCGCGCTGGGTGTACAGGTGGCCTGCCCGGAAGAAACAGTATTTGATATAGCCGGTGACGGCAGTTTCCAGATGAATATTCAAGAATTGGCCACAGCAGTACATTATGAACTACCGGTTAAGGTAGCCATACTAAATAACGGTTGCCTGGGCATGGTCCGGCAGTGGCAGGAATTTTTCTTTGACAGGCGATATTCATACAGTGAAATGAATAACCCCGATTTTGCCAAGGTGTCTGAGGCATACGGCGCCGTGGGTATCAGGGTTACAAGCCCATCGGACATAAGACCGGCCCTGGAGCATGCCCTGTCAGTTAAAAAACCGGTGGTGATGGATTTTATTACCGATCCCGAGGAAAATGTGCTGCCTATGGTGCCACCGGGTGAAGCCATTAACAAAATGTTAGGTTGA